A DNA window from Camelina sativa cultivar DH55 chromosome 17, Cs, whole genome shotgun sequence contains the following coding sequences:
- the LOC104757197 gene encoding glutaredoxin-C9 produces MQGTISCMRNYNMNTVGESLRPLTLKTQENGESVRTLVEENAVIVIGRRGCCMCLVVKRLLLGLGVNPAVLEIDEEREEEVLSELEKIGVHGGGDTVKLPAVYVGGRLFGGLDRVMATLISGELVPILKEVGALWL; encoded by the coding sequence ATGCAAGGAACAATTTCTTGTATGAGAAATTATAACATGAACACGGTCGGGGAATCTCTGCGGCCGCTAACGCTTAAAACGCAAGAAAACGGTGAGAGCGTTCGGACGTTGGTGGAGGAGAACGCGGTGATCGTGATTGGACGGAGAGGATGCTGCATGTGCCTCGTGGTGAAGAGGCTGCTTCTTGGACTTGGAGTGAATCCGGCGGTTCTTGAGATCGATGAGGAAAGGGAAGAGGAAGTGTTGAGTGAGCTAGAGAAGATTGGAGTCCATGGCGGCGGAGACACGGTGAAGTTACCGGCGGTTTATGTAGGAGGTAGGTTGTTTGGAGGGCTAGATAGGGTTATGGCCACTCTTATTTCTGGTGAGTTAGTTCCAATTCTTAAAGAGGTTGGGGCTCTGTGGTTGTAA
- the LOC104757196 gene encoding syntaxin-61-like: MSSAQDPFYIVKEEIQDSIDKLQSTFHKWERISPDMGDQAHVAKELVATCVSIEWQVDELEKAITVAAKDPSWYGIDEAELEKRRRWTSNARTQVRNVKSGVSAGKVSSGAGHASEVRRELMRLPNANEANRYDHYGGRDDDGFVQSESDRQMLLIKQQDEELDELSKSVQRIGGVGLTIHDELVAQERIIDELDTEMDSTKNRLEFVQKKVGMVMKKAGAKGQMMMICFLLVLFIILFVLVFLT; the protein is encoded by the exons ATGTCTTCAGCGCAAGATCCGTTCTACATTGTTAAAGAAGAGATTCAGGATTCC ATTGATAAGTTGCAATCTACATTCCACAAATGGGAGCGTATCTCACCCGACATGGGTGACCAAGCGCATGTGGCGAAGGAGCTTGTTGCTACTTGTGTAAGCATTGAGTGGCAG GTAGATGAGCTGGAAAAAGCGATTACAGTTGCAGCAAAAGATCCTTCGTGGTATGGCATTGATGAAGCTGAGCTTGAAAAACGGAGGAGATGGACTAGTAATGCTAGGACACAG GTGCGGAATGTGAAGTCTGGTGTTTCAGCTGGAAAGGTTAGTTCTGGAGCTGGTCATGCAAGTGAAGTGCGCAGAGAACTGATGAGATTGCCAAACGCGAATGAAGCCAATAGATACGATCACTATGGAGGGAGAGATGATGACGGTTTTGTACAGTCAGAATCAGATAGGCAGATGTTGTTGATCAA GCAACAAGATGAAGAATTGGATGAGCTCAGTAAAAGTGTACAGAGAATTGGAGGAGTGGGGCTCACTATACACGATGAACTTGTAGCACAG GAGAGAATAATAGATGAATTGGATACGGAGATGGACAGTACAAAGAACCGGCTTGAGTTTGTTCAG AAAAAAGTGGGAATGGTAATGAAGAAAGCTGGAGCGAAAGggcagatgatgatgatatgtttCTTGCTTGTCTTGTTCATCATCCTTTTTGTTCTCGTCTTCTTGACCTAA
- the LOC104757198 gene encoding OPA3-like protein, translating into MVLPLMKLGTLLVKTVSKPLASQLKHQAKVHPKFRQSIINFAQRNHRITTQMQRRIYGHATDVEIRPLDEEKAVQAAVDLIGELFLFGVGGAVVVFEVQRGSRSEARKEEARKQELEELRLKDEALEKQVADLKIKLEELEQLAKARGLSGTIQLKPQPSTTSSGAAAKSS; encoded by the exons atggtgtTGCCGTTGATGAAACTGGGCACACTCTTGGTTAAAACCGTAAGTAAACCCTTGGCTAGTCAGCTCAAGCATCAAGCTAAGGTTCATCCCAAGTTTCGTCAATCTATCATCAACTTCGCCCAG AGGAATCATAGAATCACGACGCAAATGCAAAGAAGGATATATGGTCATGCCACTGATGTAGAGATTCGTCCCTTGGATGAGGAAAAGGCTGTTCAAGCTGCTGTTGACCTCATTGGAGAGCTCTTCCTCTTTGGG GTAGGTGGAGCCGTCGTTGTTTTTGAGGTGCAGAGAGGTTCTCGGTCAGAAGCAAGAAAAGAGGAAGCACGTAAGCAAGAACTAGAG GAGTTAAGATTGAAAGATGAAGCACTGGAAAAGCAAGTCGCAGATCTCAAGATCAAGCTAGAGGAGCTTGAACAACTTGCTAAAGCACGCGGACTGAGCGGTACTATCCAGTTAAAACCACAGCCCAGTACTACAAGTAGCGGGGCGGCAGCAAAATCCAGTTGA
- the LOC104757200 gene encoding transcription factor VOZ1 isoform X2 translates to MYVKCFDCGFLTVSCVRKVFVFVCGWGLSGVEWSGEILMTGKRTKTNCRSASHKLFKDKAKNRVDDLQGMLLDLQSARKESRGTDVSLLEEQVNQMLREWKSELNEPSPASSLQQGGTLGSFSSDICRLLQLCDEEDDATSKLAAPKPEPADQNLEAGKAAVFQRGKSEHGFPLADHCKDPPLVVGNNNFVGTANLEYNQFDLQQEFEPNFNGGFNDCPSYGVEGPLHISTFMPTICPPPSAFLGPKCALWDCPRPAQGFDWFQDYCSSFHAALAFNEGPPGMNPVVRPGGIGLKDGLLFAALSAKAGGKDVGIPECEGAATAKSPWNAPELFDLTVLESETLREWLFFDKPRRAFESGNRKQRSLPDYNGRGWHESRKQIMVEFGGLKRSYYMDPQPLHHFEWHLYEYEINKCDACALYRLELKLVDGKKNSKGKVSNDSVADLQKQMGRLTAEFPPENNNMTTTTTTNNNNKRCIKGRPKVNTKVATVNVQNTVEQAADYGVGEEFNYLVGNLSDYYIA, encoded by the exons ATGTATGTGAAATGTTTTGATTGTGGTTTTTTGACAGTTTCTTGTGTAAGGAaggtttttgtatttgtttgtggGTGGGGGCTGAGTGGAGTGGAGTGGAGTGGAGAGATTCTTATGACGGGGAAGAGAACTAAGACTAATTGCAGATCTGCTTCTCACAAGCTGTTCAAGGATAAGGCTAAGAACCGTGTTGATGATTTGCAAGGCATGCTTTTGGATCTTCAATCCGCTAGGAAAGAGTCTAGGGGTACTGATGTCTCTCTCCTTGAGGAGCAAGTGAATCAGATGCTTCGTGAGTGGAAATCTGAGCTCAACGAACCTTCTCCTGCTTCTTCCTTGCAACAA GGTGGTACTCTGGGCTCTTTCTCATCAGACATTTGTCGGCTGCTTCAGCtctgtgatgaagaagatgatgctaCCAGCAAATTAGCTGCTCCCAAGCCTGAGCCTGCTGATCAGAATCTTGAAGCTGGCAAAGCTGCTGTCTTTCAAAGG GGGAAGTCAGAACATGGATTTCCTTTGGCTGATCATTGCAAAGATCCGCCTTTAGTAGTTGGCAACAACAACTTTGTTGGAACTGCTAATCTGGAATATAATCAGTTTGATCTGCAACAAGAGTTTGAGCCAAACTTCAATGGTGGTTTCAACGATTGTCCCAGTTACGGTGTTGAGGGTCCTCTACATATCTCTACTTTTATGCCTACTATCTGTCCTCCACCTTCTGCGTTCCTGGGTCCAAAATGTGCTCTTTGGGATTGTCCTAGGCCAGCTCAAGGATTCGACTGGTTCCAGGATTACTGCAGCAGCTTCCATGCTGCACTGGCTTTCAATGAAGGACCACCAGGTATGAATCCTGTTGTGCGTCCCGGAGGCATTGGTTTGAAAGACGGTCTTCTTTTTGCTGCTCTTAGCGCAAAAGCTGGAGGGAAAGATGTCGGTATTCCCGAATGTGAAGGAGCTGCAACTGCGAAATCTCCATGGAATGCTCCAG AGCTCTTTGATCTCACGGTTCTAGAGAGTGAGACACTAAGGGAGTGGCTATTCTTTGACAAACCAAGGAGGGCCTTTGAGAGCGGGAACAGAAAGCAAAGATCTTTACCAGATTACAATGGTCGCGGTTGGCATGAGTCACGTAAACAGATCATGGTCGAGTTTGGAGGGCTCAAGAGATCTTACTACATGGATCCACAGCCTCTGCACCATTTTGAATGGCATCTTTACGAATACGAGATcaacaagtgtgatgcttgtGCCTTGTACAGGCTCGAGCTCAAGCTCGTTGATGGGAAGAAGAATTCAAAGGGCAAAGTTTCAAACGACTCGGTGGCAGATTTGCAGAAGCAGATGGGAAGACTCACAGCTGAGTTCCCTCCAGAAAACAACAATATgactaccaccaccaccacgaacaacaacaacaaacgtTGCATCAAAGGAAGACCAAAAGTGAACACAAAAGTTGCCACCGTGAATGTTCAGAACACAGTAGAGCAGGCCGCTGACTATGGAGTAGGTGAAGAGTTTAACTATCTGGTCGGAAATCTAAGCGACTATTATATCGCctga
- the LOC104757200 gene encoding transcription factor VOZ1 isoform X1, which yields MYVKCFDCGFLTVSCVRKVFVFVCGWGLSGVEWSGEILMTGKRTKTNCRSASHKLFKDKAKNRVDDLQGMLLDLQSARKESRGTDVSLLEEQVNQMLREWKSELNEPSPASSLQQGGTLGSFSSDICRLLQLCDEEDDATSKLAAPKPEPADQNLEAGKAAVFQRGYNFVQGKSEHGFPLADHCKDPPLVVGNNNFVGTANLEYNQFDLQQEFEPNFNGGFNDCPSYGVEGPLHISTFMPTICPPPSAFLGPKCALWDCPRPAQGFDWFQDYCSSFHAALAFNEGPPGMNPVVRPGGIGLKDGLLFAALSAKAGGKDVGIPECEGAATAKSPWNAPELFDLTVLESETLREWLFFDKPRRAFESGNRKQRSLPDYNGRGWHESRKQIMVEFGGLKRSYYMDPQPLHHFEWHLYEYEINKCDACALYRLELKLVDGKKNSKGKVSNDSVADLQKQMGRLTAEFPPENNNMTTTTTTNNNNKRCIKGRPKVNTKVATVNVQNTVEQAADYGVGEEFNYLVGNLSDYYIA from the exons ATGTATGTGAAATGTTTTGATTGTGGTTTTTTGACAGTTTCTTGTGTAAGGAaggtttttgtatttgtttgtggGTGGGGGCTGAGTGGAGTGGAGTGGAGTGGAGAGATTCTTATGACGGGGAAGAGAACTAAGACTAATTGCAGATCTGCTTCTCACAAGCTGTTCAAGGATAAGGCTAAGAACCGTGTTGATGATTTGCAAGGCATGCTTTTGGATCTTCAATCCGCTAGGAAAGAGTCTAGGGGTACTGATGTCTCTCTCCTTGAGGAGCAAGTGAATCAGATGCTTCGTGAGTGGAAATCTGAGCTCAACGAACCTTCTCCTGCTTCTTCCTTGCAACAA GGTGGTACTCTGGGCTCTTTCTCATCAGACATTTGTCGGCTGCTTCAGCtctgtgatgaagaagatgatgctaCCAGCAAATTAGCTGCTCCCAAGCCTGAGCCTGCTGATCAGAATCTTGAAGCTGGCAAAGCTGCTGTCTTTCAAAGG GGATACAATTTTGTTCAGGGGAAGTCAGAACATGGATTTCCTTTGGCTGATCATTGCAAAGATCCGCCTTTAGTAGTTGGCAACAACAACTTTGTTGGAACTGCTAATCTGGAATATAATCAGTTTGATCTGCAACAAGAGTTTGAGCCAAACTTCAATGGTGGTTTCAACGATTGTCCCAGTTACGGTGTTGAGGGTCCTCTACATATCTCTACTTTTATGCCTACTATCTGTCCTCCACCTTCTGCGTTCCTGGGTCCAAAATGTGCTCTTTGGGATTGTCCTAGGCCAGCTCAAGGATTCGACTGGTTCCAGGATTACTGCAGCAGCTTCCATGCTGCACTGGCTTTCAATGAAGGACCACCAGGTATGAATCCTGTTGTGCGTCCCGGAGGCATTGGTTTGAAAGACGGTCTTCTTTTTGCTGCTCTTAGCGCAAAAGCTGGAGGGAAAGATGTCGGTATTCCCGAATGTGAAGGAGCTGCAACTGCGAAATCTCCATGGAATGCTCCAG AGCTCTTTGATCTCACGGTTCTAGAGAGTGAGACACTAAGGGAGTGGCTATTCTTTGACAAACCAAGGAGGGCCTTTGAGAGCGGGAACAGAAAGCAAAGATCTTTACCAGATTACAATGGTCGCGGTTGGCATGAGTCACGTAAACAGATCATGGTCGAGTTTGGAGGGCTCAAGAGATCTTACTACATGGATCCACAGCCTCTGCACCATTTTGAATGGCATCTTTACGAATACGAGATcaacaagtgtgatgcttgtGCCTTGTACAGGCTCGAGCTCAAGCTCGTTGATGGGAAGAAGAATTCAAAGGGCAAAGTTTCAAACGACTCGGTGGCAGATTTGCAGAAGCAGATGGGAAGACTCACAGCTGAGTTCCCTCCAGAAAACAACAATATgactaccaccaccaccacgaacaacaacaacaaacgtTGCATCAAAGGAAGACCAAAAGTGAACACAAAAGTTGCCACCGTGAATGTTCAGAACACAGTAGAGCAGGCCGCTGACTATGGAGTAGGTGAAGAGTTTAACTATCTGGTCGGAAATCTAAGCGACTATTATATCGCctga
- the LOC104757200 gene encoding transcription factor VOZ1 isoform X3 — protein sequence MTGKRTKTNCRSASHKLFKDKAKNRVDDLQGMLLDLQSARKESRGTDVSLLEEQVNQMLREWKSELNEPSPASSLQQGGTLGSFSSDICRLLQLCDEEDDATSKLAAPKPEPADQNLEAGKAAVFQRGYNFVQGKSEHGFPLADHCKDPPLVVGNNNFVGTANLEYNQFDLQQEFEPNFNGGFNDCPSYGVEGPLHISTFMPTICPPPSAFLGPKCALWDCPRPAQGFDWFQDYCSSFHAALAFNEGPPGMNPVVRPGGIGLKDGLLFAALSAKAGGKDVGIPECEGAATAKSPWNAPELFDLTVLESETLREWLFFDKPRRAFESGNRKQRSLPDYNGRGWHESRKQIMVEFGGLKRSYYMDPQPLHHFEWHLYEYEINKCDACALYRLELKLVDGKKNSKGKVSNDSVADLQKQMGRLTAEFPPENNNMTTTTTTNNNNKRCIKGRPKVNTKVATVNVQNTVEQAADYGVGEEFNYLVGNLSDYYIA from the exons ATGACGGGGAAGAGAACTAAGACTAATTGCAGATCTGCTTCTCACAAGCTGTTCAAGGATAAGGCTAAGAACCGTGTTGATGATTTGCAAGGCATGCTTTTGGATCTTCAATCCGCTAGGAAAGAGTCTAGGGGTACTGATGTCTCTCTCCTTGAGGAGCAAGTGAATCAGATGCTTCGTGAGTGGAAATCTGAGCTCAACGAACCTTCTCCTGCTTCTTCCTTGCAACAA GGTGGTACTCTGGGCTCTTTCTCATCAGACATTTGTCGGCTGCTTCAGCtctgtgatgaagaagatgatgctaCCAGCAAATTAGCTGCTCCCAAGCCTGAGCCTGCTGATCAGAATCTTGAAGCTGGCAAAGCTGCTGTCTTTCAAAGG GGATACAATTTTGTTCAGGGGAAGTCAGAACATGGATTTCCTTTGGCTGATCATTGCAAAGATCCGCCTTTAGTAGTTGGCAACAACAACTTTGTTGGAACTGCTAATCTGGAATATAATCAGTTTGATCTGCAACAAGAGTTTGAGCCAAACTTCAATGGTGGTTTCAACGATTGTCCCAGTTACGGTGTTGAGGGTCCTCTACATATCTCTACTTTTATGCCTACTATCTGTCCTCCACCTTCTGCGTTCCTGGGTCCAAAATGTGCTCTTTGGGATTGTCCTAGGCCAGCTCAAGGATTCGACTGGTTCCAGGATTACTGCAGCAGCTTCCATGCTGCACTGGCTTTCAATGAAGGACCACCAGGTATGAATCCTGTTGTGCGTCCCGGAGGCATTGGTTTGAAAGACGGTCTTCTTTTTGCTGCTCTTAGCGCAAAAGCTGGAGGGAAAGATGTCGGTATTCCCGAATGTGAAGGAGCTGCAACTGCGAAATCTCCATGGAATGCTCCAG AGCTCTTTGATCTCACGGTTCTAGAGAGTGAGACACTAAGGGAGTGGCTATTCTTTGACAAACCAAGGAGGGCCTTTGAGAGCGGGAACAGAAAGCAAAGATCTTTACCAGATTACAATGGTCGCGGTTGGCATGAGTCACGTAAACAGATCATGGTCGAGTTTGGAGGGCTCAAGAGATCTTACTACATGGATCCACAGCCTCTGCACCATTTTGAATGGCATCTTTACGAATACGAGATcaacaagtgtgatgcttgtGCCTTGTACAGGCTCGAGCTCAAGCTCGTTGATGGGAAGAAGAATTCAAAGGGCAAAGTTTCAAACGACTCGGTGGCAGATTTGCAGAAGCAGATGGGAAGACTCACAGCTGAGTTCCCTCCAGAAAACAACAATATgactaccaccaccaccacgaacaacaacaacaaacgtTGCATCAAAGGAAGACCAAAAGTGAACACAAAAGTTGCCACCGTGAATGTTCAGAACACAGTAGAGCAGGCCGCTGACTATGGAGTAGGTGAAGAGTTTAACTATCTGGTCGGAAATCTAAGCGACTATTATATCGCctga
- the LOC104757201 gene encoding uncharacterized protein LOC104757201 isoform X2, whose product MASTASSSSLLFPSRNFKSVPYRRRSFVSFIRFAKNPSAEEDILRFVAESDGKALPCVRTYENNSARLSLVGTVAFDQALTAASADGGEAADDHLRENVPVMVVETVFPGGSDPKATVSTRLFLPTKKVKERAKKLRRSLSEDLSGGDLSKNILAMTFRQVVLRQLWNFQLVLFGPGAEREMGDFENTREVSTSFTLSSSDERAISVIAEVICISALQSTEKSFLDDYLGKVKFPFLKWFSKHRRIASRDCSVVLHKVFDDEQNTNHLLEYYQSREENFKLADTRQRSRWWNMSANSKLEKIGGPGFSTWASEYLPAYRLEIDTTILADLKLEGWRKSSENKWEVLLTHSQMVGLAEALDMYFEDVYSLPKKQLPCDVSRNYANLPNEKRGLSLLKILSVTMASGILLLAVSAAAQFCFPQKGERKYPGKSQDIIWSESELLSHQSSDSSKLDSFCGLLVNKLKDAYNWVGEITLESSIGAWIGEVPDYLKETSRAKSVEDHIVTSSSLLEKLNEDAKASAQDIATYQVVLSPEGKIIGFQPTSRVAVNHWAANPLAKELYGGKKLSPGLIEPGLKSRPPTNVVVLELLMSVNSERPFALVRPLLPQ is encoded by the exons ATGGCTTctactgcttcttcttcttcacttctctttcCCTCCAGAAATTTCAAATCTGTTCCATATCGGAGAAGAAGCTTCGTGTCTTTTATCCGTTTTGCTAAAAATCCTTCAGCGGAGGAGGACATTCTCCGTTTCGTGGCGGAATCAGATGGGAAGGCGCTTCCATGTGTGAGGACTTACGAGAACAATTCAGCTCGGCTCAGTCTCGTTGGTACTGTAGCTTTTGATCAGGCTTTAACTGCGGCTTCTGCTGACGGTGGTGAAGCTGCCGATGATCATCTTCGTGAGAATGTCCCTGTTATGGTGGTCGAGACTGTTTTCCCCGGAGGATCTGATCCTAAGGCTACTGTGTCAACCAGATTG TTCTTGCCTACTAAGAAAGTTAAAGAGCGAGCTAAAAAGCTGCGGCGGTCTCTTTCCGAGGATCTTTCTGGTGGAGATTTGTCCAAGAACATACTTGCTATGACTTTTAGGCAAGTCGTTTTGAGACAGCTGTGGAACTTTCAGCTTGTGTTATTTGGACCTGGAGCTGAAAGAGAAATGGGAGATTTCGAAAACACTCGAGAG GTTTCTACATCCTTCACTCTTAGCTCATCCGATGAACGGGCTATATCTGTTATTGCAGAAGTTATATGCATCTCCGCTCTTCAAAGCACTGAGAAGAGTTTCCTTGATGATTATCTGGGAAAAGTTAAGTTTCCCTTTTTGAAGTGGTTTTCTAAACACAGGAGGATTGCTTCAAGAGACTGCTCAGTCGTCCTTCATAAGGTATTTGATGATGAGCAGAATACCAACCACTTGCTTGAGTATTACCAGTCAAGGGAGGAGAATTTTAAACTTGCAGACACTAGGCAAAGAAGTCGGTGGTGGAACATGTCTGCCAATTCGAAGTTGGAAAAAATTGGTGGCCCTGGATTTAGTACTTGGGCAAGTGAGTATTTACCTGCATATCGACTAGAGATTGATACTACAATACTTGCGGACCTAAAGCTTGAGGGGTGGAGAAAGTCCAGTGAGAATAAGTGGGAGGTTCTTCTAACTCACTCACAAATG GTTGGGTTGGCTGAAGCATTGGATATGTACTTTGAAGATGTATACTCACTTCCCAAAAAACAGCTACCATGTGATGTTTCTCGAAATTATGCAAACTTACCCAATGAAAAG AGAGGACTGTCTTTGTTGAAAATCCTATCTGTCACTATGGCCAGTGgaattcttcttcttgctgTTAGTGCTGCGGCTCAGTTCTGTTTTCCTCAAAAAGGCGAGAGAAAGTATCCTGGAAAAAGCCAAGATATCATATGGTCCGAGAGTGAGTTGTTGTCTCATCAATCTTCAGATTCCTCTAAG TTGGATTCATTCTGTGGATTACTCGTCAACAAGCTCAAGGATGCTTACAACTGGGTGGGGGAGATAACCCTAGAAAGCAGTATAGGTGCCTGGATTGGGGAAGTACCTGATTATTTGAAAGAAACCAGCAGAGCTAAGTCTGTTGAAGATCACATCGTTACAAGCTCTTCGCTTCTGGAAAAACTTAATGAAGATGCAAAGGCATCTGCGCAAGATATCGCTACTTACCAG GTAGTTTTATCACCTGAAGGTAAAATTATAGGGTTCCAACCAACAAGCCGTGTTGCTGTGAACCACTGGGCTGCTAATCCTTTAGCTAAAGAACTTTATGGAGGAAAAAAACTCTCGCCTG GGCTGATTGAGCCTGGTTTAAAAAGTCGCCCTCCAACAAATGTAGTTGTGTTGGAATTGTTAATGTCTGTAAATTCAGAGCGTCCTTTTGCATTGGTTAGACCATTATTACCACAATAA
- the LOC104757201 gene encoding uncharacterized protein LOC104757201 isoform X1 has product MASTASSSSLLFPSRNFKSVPYRRRSFVSFIRFAKNPSAEEDILRFVAESDGKALPCVRTYENNSARLSLVGTVAFDQALTAASADGGEAADDHLRENVPVMVVETVFPGGSDPKATVSTRLFLPTKKVKERAKKLRRSLSEDLSGGDLSKNILAMTFRQVVLRQLWNFQLVLFGPGAEREMGDFENTREQVSTSFTLSSSDERAISVIAEVICISALQSTEKSFLDDYLGKVKFPFLKWFSKHRRIASRDCSVVLHKVFDDEQNTNHLLEYYQSREENFKLADTRQRSRWWNMSANSKLEKIGGPGFSTWASEYLPAYRLEIDTTILADLKLEGWRKSSENKWEVLLTHSQMVGLAEALDMYFEDVYSLPKKQLPCDVSRNYANLPNEKRGLSLLKILSVTMASGILLLAVSAAAQFCFPQKGERKYPGKSQDIIWSESELLSHQSSDSSKLDSFCGLLVNKLKDAYNWVGEITLESSIGAWIGEVPDYLKETSRAKSVEDHIVTSSSLLEKLNEDAKASAQDIATYQVVLSPEGKIIGFQPTSRVAVNHWAANPLAKELYGGKKLSPGLIEPGLKSRPPTNVVVLELLMSVNSERPFALVRPLLPQ; this is encoded by the exons ATGGCTTctactgcttcttcttcttcacttctctttcCCTCCAGAAATTTCAAATCTGTTCCATATCGGAGAAGAAGCTTCGTGTCTTTTATCCGTTTTGCTAAAAATCCTTCAGCGGAGGAGGACATTCTCCGTTTCGTGGCGGAATCAGATGGGAAGGCGCTTCCATGTGTGAGGACTTACGAGAACAATTCAGCTCGGCTCAGTCTCGTTGGTACTGTAGCTTTTGATCAGGCTTTAACTGCGGCTTCTGCTGACGGTGGTGAAGCTGCCGATGATCATCTTCGTGAGAATGTCCCTGTTATGGTGGTCGAGACTGTTTTCCCCGGAGGATCTGATCCTAAGGCTACTGTGTCAACCAGATTG TTCTTGCCTACTAAGAAAGTTAAAGAGCGAGCTAAAAAGCTGCGGCGGTCTCTTTCCGAGGATCTTTCTGGTGGAGATTTGTCCAAGAACATACTTGCTATGACTTTTAGGCAAGTCGTTTTGAGACAGCTGTGGAACTTTCAGCTTGTGTTATTTGGACCTGGAGCTGAAAGAGAAATGGGAGATTTCGAAAACACTCGAGAG CAGGTTTCTACATCCTTCACTCTTAGCTCATCCGATGAACGGGCTATATCTGTTATTGCAGAAGTTATATGCATCTCCGCTCTTCAAAGCACTGAGAAGAGTTTCCTTGATGATTATCTGGGAAAAGTTAAGTTTCCCTTTTTGAAGTGGTTTTCTAAACACAGGAGGATTGCTTCAAGAGACTGCTCAGTCGTCCTTCATAAGGTATTTGATGATGAGCAGAATACCAACCACTTGCTTGAGTATTACCAGTCAAGGGAGGAGAATTTTAAACTTGCAGACACTAGGCAAAGAAGTCGGTGGTGGAACATGTCTGCCAATTCGAAGTTGGAAAAAATTGGTGGCCCTGGATTTAGTACTTGGGCAAGTGAGTATTTACCTGCATATCGACTAGAGATTGATACTACAATACTTGCGGACCTAAAGCTTGAGGGGTGGAGAAAGTCCAGTGAGAATAAGTGGGAGGTTCTTCTAACTCACTCACAAATG GTTGGGTTGGCTGAAGCATTGGATATGTACTTTGAAGATGTATACTCACTTCCCAAAAAACAGCTACCATGTGATGTTTCTCGAAATTATGCAAACTTACCCAATGAAAAG AGAGGACTGTCTTTGTTGAAAATCCTATCTGTCACTATGGCCAGTGgaattcttcttcttgctgTTAGTGCTGCGGCTCAGTTCTGTTTTCCTCAAAAAGGCGAGAGAAAGTATCCTGGAAAAAGCCAAGATATCATATGGTCCGAGAGTGAGTTGTTGTCTCATCAATCTTCAGATTCCTCTAAG TTGGATTCATTCTGTGGATTACTCGTCAACAAGCTCAAGGATGCTTACAACTGGGTGGGGGAGATAACCCTAGAAAGCAGTATAGGTGCCTGGATTGGGGAAGTACCTGATTATTTGAAAGAAACCAGCAGAGCTAAGTCTGTTGAAGATCACATCGTTACAAGCTCTTCGCTTCTGGAAAAACTTAATGAAGATGCAAAGGCATCTGCGCAAGATATCGCTACTTACCAG GTAGTTTTATCACCTGAAGGTAAAATTATAGGGTTCCAACCAACAAGCCGTGTTGCTGTGAACCACTGGGCTGCTAATCCTTTAGCTAAAGAACTTTATGGAGGAAAAAAACTCTCGCCTG GGCTGATTGAGCCTGGTTTAAAAAGTCGCCCTCCAACAAATGTAGTTGTGTTGGAATTGTTAATGTCTGTAAATTCAGAGCGTCCTTTTGCATTGGTTAGACCATTATTACCACAATAA
- the LOC104757203 gene encoding uncharacterized protein LOC104757203, with protein sequence MAEEKNTTSSSAEKKPTPGIGSGSGGKRIPYYNPPESVNPDQATLREQWKFAIRQYSKWYSHAWGTAILAGGLFFGLGWIIKGSNPLPSLQSSSKPKPPPPGREDEKK encoded by the coding sequence ATGGCGGAGGAGAAGAACACTACTTCATCGTCGGCGGAGAAGAAACCGACGCCGGGGATCGGATCGGGTTCCGGTGGTAAAAGGATTCCGTATTATAACCCACCGGAGTCGGTGAATCCGGATCAGGCGACGCTAAGGGAGCAGTGGAAGTTCGCGATTCGGCAGTATAGCAAATGGTACTCTCACGCTTGGGGGACTGCGATTCTCGCTGGAGGACTCTTCTTTGGACTCGGTTGGATCATCAAGGGCTCTaatcctcttccttctcttcagtCGAGTTCTAAGCCTAAGCCACCTCCTCCTGGACGCGAGGACGAGAAAAAATGA